tgcgtagcaaccaattacttgctaacttcaagttacaatgattaATAGAAAACGGAGAACACGGCTCAGccaaaatggctttaatttaaagtaacaacagaagtgattcaaactaggggtgggcgatatggccaaaatcttccatcacggtatttgtaattttatatcacggttacggtatcacggtttattatacgtagggtgaccagatttgagtttgtgaaaaagaggacacttcagcggtggcgaaatgtgtccacagacataggctatacagtatgatcatttatttattgacccttaagaacactaaggtgcagaaacaatactgcctcaataggctattggcctaagccaGGCGTGgcggggcgtggcggtggcggttagtGATCCACCCTGCCAAGTATTTTTTCTAAGCGGAAATCaggaaacggcaacaaaatcgttaaagaggtattttggaggaatgtcttctatcgttttggcgagtaactgtataataagcaggatgatgtatagtttggaggtcattatctaaaaataaaacggtatagccaaatctctcctggtagacacatttctaccgttgcacggagGGATTGACATacactttttggaacattctgaagagccgtataataacaaTGGTTATGACCAGTGGCGGTGCgccaatacagggcgcaagggcgccgcccctcttCAAAttttgagatggaaaaaaaaaaaaaaaaaagtaaaaaaaacattatataccaaacaattaaaataggaactgtactgtgttaacgcgttacatgtgtgtgggagaccgtaagcccctgccaacaaccacttaaatgtgaccaaatataatatattgccattcgttatcactgagataagcccctcctccctggaggggcgccggccaaatggaaaaattttgcgccctgaccaatgacatcgttttttatttcaacgcgactggactattcgtcgaatcagagacctttatcattccctcacatcccatatacatctcacgtatctacgagagcaacatagctagcagagactttgattctgtgagtatgccgactgaaaactttcgaatcgacgatcagatgtcgataagaagagactgaaagacatgggacccgaatgtccggatttaaaaatgcagcagcagagcatcgaccgcgggaggacgcacacccgtagcttctcctcaagcctgtatgctaaccggagctggttagctggttagctggttgttcagtgagtgatgcgtttttttgtttcccctgcctgttgttccaaagtcctgggactgaaacaatctggactgcaacggggatgagggatctaaagcactttaacgataaatgtaagaagcacaaatcttgccgcagccatctaactaacagcctgaagctaagcctctttggaagactgagtattgcagagcagttggacgaagggtaccaaattggcattcgaaaacatgtagtatcatccagtgtttctgaatctattctgctctaaacctctagtataatccagtatttctgaatctattctgctctaaactactggtatcattcagtctttctcactctattctgctctaaaccgctacaccctgtgttttttgttttttttatctactctgttttaaacttgtacacaatgtttctgaatctagtctcctctaaacctctactacccaatatttaaacctctggaacccaacccaatgtttcttaaaccattctgctctaaacctctcatgcccaattttacagtttgttgagagttgttagtggacagtgttgagcactgtgttttcatgaaataaatcttttgttttttaatatattctactcaaaacctctcttgtgtttttgttttctcattgtggagtgctatttaaatcgcactgcccaactgcgcctatagtctatatatgtctatgattgcgccccccaaaaaaataaatcaccagccgccactggttaTGACAGATGTAAGAAATgacagtatatcctgtgagtgaacatgagattaATGATCAAGCATCTGCTGTGACCAACAAGTTGGCCAGCGTAATCTCCAAAATTGCTATcgtatcatggtaacaaaggaaaagtccccacactggatttgctggatttgagtgactgcaattaatgtcacagtatgggaatgggggaggccattgagaaccatctcagtcagtgaaacctgattatcatacagaacagcaaaaggttgccagacctgtttgcatttgaAGCCTAGCTCATATACATTaaaaagcctaggaggtgtcttaaacagcatatatggctagagttggaggtgcttgttgttcagatctgcaccgctAAATCCGGGGTATGTTCCActtgcttcgttactgcactttactggaaaaAGATTGCGCACCTATGTTGTATCCAGGTTTcagttttaaaatatatttatgttGGGATATTTACTCAGGAGATTAATAGGATGATTCCCACATTGGCGTTTGCCTTGTTTAGAGTGTCACGAAGCATATCTGATCTTTGCCAAATGTCTAGCTCTGTGTCAAGATTACCGAAATAGCTGGGCTCAGGTATGGCTAGCATAAAGCAGATTTATCTAAACTGCTACAAATCACAGAGGACTCGGAGTTTGTGTCTTATTGTGCCTCCTGGGCTAGAGGAATGGAAGGAGAATTTTGCTGAATCATGCTCTACATTATTATCGCCCATCTTATCatggggggtaggggtgggcgatatggccaaaatcttctatcacggtatttgtaattttataccacggttacggtatatatcagggtttattatacgtagggtgaccagatttgaggtttttttttaaaaagggacacttcagcggtggcgaaatgtgtccacagacatttattaattgacccttaagaacaaggtgcagaaacaatactgcctcaataggctattggcctaagcaatagtggccagtataggcctactttgtactgaacttttccattgaatcttaaaatagtaaaaataaaactaagtgcatgtaaaaaaaaaaaaaaggaaaaatctttctgtggcatttagccCAGTGCTTATAtagctttcagtggttctttaatgtactttcagaacataactcaagtgttaaaactttcttttcaatgtgtgtccatatgttaacgcaataatgatgagaaaaaaacattttctttatatggccacatattaaaataagaaaattaagaagttggccattacacagacatatatacatagacgcatcattgaccgcttcagctcgttgctgcgacgtgctaacatCGCCGccatattggtgaggtgaagactgggctgtaaacagacgcaagctGCGGAGCTGcgttttttctggataaaaagcactatagcgtttacatttctcaaccgatttcactgagtcgtttttatattcaagggtttatgatctacgtggagtaccaaaaaaagttttgtctccatgatacttagaatctcgatagtaagcctataatcgccatagacatacatacatgtgtctgataatcgctgctatacgctcactgttcttgcgcttccacagctcattcactttgaaatactgaaaagaaataGTGCAtatttaactactaatatttgacgatcattgagaaaaatggaacagaaactgcaaataaatggctacactagacacttttcagtccatatttttcagtatattgaacctttgccaacagtcgaggattactcaacaagtaggcatgaaagTCCTTgtaggttatgtgcttaaaaattgtactgggcatcgtattatacggctcttcagaatgttcaaaaaagttccgttgatttgaatgggccaccccgaCGTTcacaggtctgtaatttctttattttcactgctgagATAaagtaatgaccgctgtcattggcaacgggttttgtgcttctaattcacatctttcatatcattccgcaagtcgtccggtcatttaacgtaacttgaattcagcaagtaatgggttgctacgcaacacctgaaactttagagttctatttgcctgaagaactattttttctaagcggaaatcacaaaacggcaaaAGAGgtgttttggaggaatgtcttctattgttttggcgagtaACCGTGTAATAAACGGGATGAGGTCAttgtctaaaaataaatcgattggatttcaaaataagagtataccgcggttgaaacggtatagccaaatctctcccggtagacacatttctaccgttgcacggtatataccgtcataccgcccagccctaatgGGGGGTTTGGAAACAGGAGAAGCGCAACATACCATAACACAACCTCTATCATTGCATAGCTGAATCACCATGGTGtctgccctgccccccccccccctgactccAGAGATTTAAATAAACACCAGAGAAGGGTAGCCCCAAATCATGTGCTAGTTCTACTTCATAGTACATTTAGTGGCACTAGCACCACCTGCTACAAATGCTCATTTTGAGCACTGACTTACTTTCATCGCAGCAGTTACTTGTTTGAACCGTCCAGGTGCTGCCTCGGATACATTTTTCATGATGCAGTCTAAGACAAAAATGATAAGACATGTTAGATTTAAGAAAGGTTAGTGCCAAAAAATCTTACAAGACCACAGAGACAACATGCAAACTGTCCCACCAATTCATCTCACGGTAAACAAACTCAAGGCGCACTATCAGAGGCCAGAGATGTCACTACTCTCTACATTCAATAAATGAACACCTCTGGGCGTAGAGAAGTAAACATCCATAGACACTTAAATCAACCTACTTTTAATAATTTTCTGGGGATGTATTGACATAAGGCCATCATATTACCGTAATTTGTTTAGAAAATCTTGGAAAAAATTGTGATTTCATCAAATATGTTAGACAAACGGGAGAAAAACTTTAATGtgtgataatttttttttttacatttccagAACTTGAAATGAACAAAAGGCTTTAGAGCTTTTTTACACGCAATTCTTCAATGGAACTAAGGAGACAAGTTTAATTGAACAGGGAGAAAGCAGAACCCATTTCAGAGGTCATAGAGGCAAACATAGAGCTAATGTACATTGTGCGTACATACAAGTTTCAGGGTGTAGAACGGTAGAGTATAATCAACATACAAAAGCAATGGTCTTACTACATATTGGGGGTCTTATTGTATTCATATGTTTACCATCATTAGGTTGAGTGGACGCCTGTGATGGGACATATTAGCAAGGTAATGGATTGGAAGGCTGGCAATTGATGTGTGTGATACATTGTAAGCACTGTGTAGTGGATGAGATATTTAAGACTAAAGtcagaggaaaaaaggaaacataCTTCCTGTAGCATGTTTGTCAATCCCATTGTCAGCTAAACTTCTAATTATTATTAGAAGACATAACTCAGAAGCTAATTAGTTTGGTTGCTCAGAGATATCCAGTCTACAGCTCCTTCTAGCTAATGTTGAAACGATAGTTGAAACGATTGTCATATGACAAGACATCTATTCAGTGTATTACATTCGGTTTAGCTTGAGAACTGAAGTAtgacttgtttgtttttcagaataCATCATATCAGCTCCCCTGTACAAATCAAACCCTCCCCCCCGCGTACCCCCTATGTCcttttgcgtacccctgggggtacgcgtacccgtttgggaaacactgatcTAGGGGGTTCCGTCCTTGGCCTCTGTAAAGTGCTGAGACGATGTCTATTGTtaatggtgctatataaatccAGTGGACTGGACAGAACAATATTGGAACAAGTTTCCTGGTCTAATAAATGAATGTCTCTAGGCAGACCCTGAAACCTGGATCCAGGACCTCAATCCAGTAGTATTCCAATCAAAATAGCAGGACACCAAACTCCTGGATACATCAGATAATCTGTTGAGTGTACACTAATATACAGGAATATGCTAATCCAGATACACCCCTTTACACCCAGGGCATATTTTGATTGCAACTGTCATATTGGCACATTGGTTATATAGTAATAACTGCACATCCagattttatatattttatcatAAGCATAAGAAATGTCATAATTTACCTTGAAAGGCTTCCTGTTCCATTTCCTCCGTATCATTTACATGGCCATACATCTCCTGGAATTGAAAAAGTAATTTGAATaaacatacataacatacatgTATTTTGCCACCATAATACTCAAATACATAAATGTCTTAGTGCGGCTCCTCAAGATCATTACAATcttgaaaataatgttttttctaCATTCACTTTTTTTTGGATACGCAACACATGGTGAGGATTGACGTTATCCATCCGAGTATTTGTTCAAAGAATTCGAGAATTCGGAAATGAGCGTTTCGAGGAATAAAACCTTACCATTAGTTTTCGCTCTGCCTTCAGTGATCGCACAACGAAATGGCTGATCCTCTTGGGATAACAACTACGTTTCTTGGAGGTCTCAACGATTTTTTCATCCAGTAAGTCGTCAATTGTTGTTCTTTCACCTTTGCATCAATACAAGAAAAAACTATCATATAGAAAGCTAGTTACGTCCAACCAAGTCAATGTAGCTACATAGCTATCCTAGTTGACTTTACCTTTTTCATCCTGAGTCTCTTCACATAATTGTCCATCCAATACGATATTCTCTTGAACTGTGGTCTCAAATGTCTGAAAGGacggacaaaaacacacactttaactgCCAAGTTCACCTGTGAAAAAATCAAACTTTCAGTTATATTAGCAAAGGCTTATAATGAAGAATATGCTAAATCAACATAATCAACACAAATAATCCACGAACAGATCGCGAAACGTTATACTTTACACACCGAAATTAGTTCCTCCATGAGATTTTTCTTGGTGTCTTCGGTAATCTGATTTTGACCAGCTAACAGATTATTAAACACCTCTCCGTATTTTCTCAATTGACAAACTGTCATTCTTGAATTAAATGTAATCCTAGGATCTAAATTGGACACTGCATCAATGTTTGACGATAGGTCACTGGCGACTACTTTTAGCGCCATGTTAATTCAAACCTTTGTAAAGGAAACGGATATTACATCTGGAACCCGATCACCAATTTCAAGACAAAAGTCATTACCATCAACGGACTGTGGTGTAGAAAAATAGATAGAGCCCGTGCGGTAGAAATTGTTCTGGAGTCACAGTGTTACCAGAGAATTTCGAAATAGATGTTTAATAGGCTGATATTTTCGAATTACTGTGGCAATAAGAACTTCATAGTAAAGATTGAATGCAAACGTTCTGTCTTTTAACGTGAGGCATTATGAAATATGCTTTCACTACTGACTGTGCGGTGGTTGCGATGTTAAGAGCATAGGACCATTTCAACGTCCAATGTTTTTAGCCGCGGGAAACTAGCCGAAATAGTAAAGATCGCTTCCGGTCTCGATTCCTGGATGGGGATACGGTAAAAATTCAAAGTAAAAGCCCAACAATACTGCACTATAACTGCACGAACGAAATTTGGCTTTAGTGTAATCCAGGGTGgacaattaatttccccaagggaCCTCATGAGACACTGAGGCTGTTGTGGGAGGGCCGGAGCAGTAGGTtgactcaattctgctcaatatgttttgtatctctttattaaaaacattaaattgtatggttttttATTAGCTGcaactggtaagagtagatgttacatttaggccTATGAAAATGTGGTGCAGGCATAATAAAGACGCCAACATTATTgaatcaacatttaatcaacattcacaaaacactattttgaaaatgagcatgtttcaAAGACCAGCATTAAATCAAacttaatacaaaaaaagtaatAAGTGCTATTGCTATTTTGTTTAGTTTGTAGTCTAATTACCTAATTTCAGGGGCATACCTCATAggagcaggtgcggctgcacctggcccgtggggtgtcgggTCCGTAGCCGGGCCCAAAAATATACATACGTCTCTCGACAGGCCCACCAGTACTGCGTCAAATTTTCGCCTCTCAGATATGCTTGTGTTCAAAGACGAACTGTTATTAAAGGGATATAGCCTTCTCTTGAAAAGGCAACTTATCTCCGTCAtggtttttataattttttgggGTAAATAGTAGCAATTTATAataaaatcatatgcttatcctacatacactatataaACTATCAAAAACCTATTCAATGTCATGAatacgtttttattttctttggtatttttgtgattagcaatgatgattgctgggtaatatgtatgttgttgtccaatgtcaagtctctatttgatcatgtgacgatacaatacgctatagttaaaccaattagAAGGTCACGGcaacctagttcattgagcacagcacaactttactcgtaacaatgcctttaagcataagagtggaagtagaaaaaggcaagagagaaaaagaacaggaggagaaggtggcAAAGCTGCCTATATTAGATCATTTTGGGCTTTTTAACTAGCCATCAACTATTTGCCAGCCCATGGAGTCCGCCACGGACGACCCCCCTGTgagcagcagtgcagcagtttagctgggatcagcatcgctgccctcagtggtgtgtcagcaaccatgcaacaggtaatCGAAAACACTAGTGTtctctattattattactttataACAATTtctacggtaagaaatgttcccgctgagagtcaaaacaaaacaaacattgtgtacacacccgtcgcttctgaaatatgtaaggttgaaaTTTAACGaatatttatatcgataacaaacatctTTGTTTAGCGTTTTTTTAGACGCGGGGGCGGAAGTAGGGAATGCTACGAAGTAACTAgccgttcactaggggggcccgtcataatatcttgcaccttgGCCCGTCGTAACTAGTTACGCTACTGCCTCATatgctgtttttctgttttcttgttCAGTGAGAGAAATCCAGTCTGTTTGGGCTTGAAAACAAGTGCACTGCAGCCAGGTTGCAATATCTGAGGTGGATATGCCAAGGACAGCTGAGCCTTAAAAACTCACCATGCAGTGCCCCTAACATGGATGAGTACCTGCGGAGGTGATCAGCTGATGGGGTGGCTGTTGTTTTTCTGAAAAGCTATTTGACCTACCTAATTTACCATTGACCTCACGCGGGCCGCAGGGACAGCCAAAGGGTTGAATGTGGCCCGGGGACCGCACAATGGCCAGGTCGGTTGTAATCCATATACCGGTAAAGTTCAATGCTCTAAAAACATATTGAATCATTCCGTGTTGTAATACTGCGTGTACAAACCCTCCTGGAACAAATAGCAGGACTTCTATTTTGTGACGAGAATTTGGTTTGGTGCAAAACATTTCTTGTTGAGCTTTATCTCCAACGTCTTTTTAACGTTCATCTCCAACGTCCGGGTCCCGGGAAAGATCAAACTTGATTTGAATGCTAACAACAGGCTAATATTTAGCTCTCTAT
Above is a genomic segment from Clupea harengus chromosome 15, Ch_v2.0.2, whole genome shotgun sequence containing:
- the nsl1 gene encoding kinetochore-associated protein NSL1 homolog isoform X2, whose protein sequence is MALKVVASDLSSNIDAVSNLDPRITFNSRMTVCQLRKYGEVFNNLLAGQNQITEDTKKNLMEELISTFETTVQENIVLDGQLCEETQDEKGERTTIDDLLDEKIVETSKKRSCYPKRISHFVVRSLKAERKLMEMYGHVNDTEEMEQEAFQDCIMKNVSEAAPGRFKQVTAAMKEVYIRAEGLHQVLSANPSAQSLEIDRELFGSYREERAPLFCEADSEKSHVETSACHSPVP
- the nsl1 gene encoding kinetochore-associated protein NSL1 homolog isoform X1: MALKVVASDLSSNIDAVSNLDPRITFNSRMTVCQLRKYGEVFNNLLAGQNQITEDTKKNLMEELISTFETTVQENIVLDGQLCEETQDEKGERTTIDDLLDEKIVETSKKRSCYPKRISHFVVRSLKAERKLMEMYGHVNDTEEMEQEAFQDCIMKNVSEAAPGRFKQVTAAMKSLQEVYIRAEGLHQVLSANPSAQSLEIDRELFGSYREERAPLFCEADSEKSHVETSACHSPVP